The Stigmatopora argus isolate UIUO_Sarg chromosome 1, RoL_Sarg_1.0, whole genome shotgun sequence genome segment AAAACAAACTAAGTGACGGCAACAAAAAGCACGTCGTGATTTAGGAGCGTTTGAAATGCAATGTACCAGTCTTAaattgatgatatttgtatcgCTTTCCGCGTCGAATCCTGAGGGCCTTACCATGCGCTGAGCTAGCACAGGATAGCAGGGCCCTCGAACAAGCACGCTAATCTTAACTACTGATTGGACTGTTTACATATTTCACCATGCCGGATTTTTTGAAAGTCCATATTAACATGAAACACAAATGGGCAAAGTTCCATCTAGTGATCTTTACCACCTACCAGTCAAGCAAGGACAATCCGTAAATTGGGGCTAATTTAGCTTTACGAGCCTTCGAACGTCGCCCATGACGGCAACACGAACGTGTAACTACGTTGTGATTTTCGATTTTACGCCATCACGATTACATGCCTTGTCGTCTCTAATGTTGTGGATGACGTGGCGTGAACACCGAATACAAGAGATGCGCGAATACTTACCGAAATGAATGCAGATAAAAACAGGTTATGGAGCAGAGGAGTTGAATGGAGAACCGCGAGGGTGACAGAGAGCCCTAAACAAAAAGACCTTCCCGTCAAGACTTCCGCAGGCTCCACCCTCTGCGCATGCGCTTTCAAAAGTCACTTCCGTTCCGGAGAAAATGTAGATTTcttggcctttttaaaataaatatttgatcgAAATAACTCTTCGTATTAggatttttgaaaatatgagtGTTCAATTTTCTCTCATTCCAGCAGATGGCAAAATTGTTAATTTTGCTATGAACTTTTGTGCTTTTTCCAGAACTGAAGTTTTATACAAGGGTGGCCCGGTGAGGCGCGTGTttggtgcgtcggcctcacagctctggggtcctgggttcaaatccaggtcacgtcacgtctgtctgtgtggagtttgcatgttctacccgggcctgcttTGGTTTTCCCtaggcactccggtttcctcccacattccaaagacatgcattgtaggctgattggacactctaaagtacccctaggtatgggtgtgagtgtgcatgattgtccatctccttgtgccctgcgatcgtctggccactgattcagggtgtcccctgcctctggcccggagacagctgggataaaagtccagcaccccccaccccccgtgaccctaatgaggataaagcagttaagaaaatgagattagatgagaaaTACCATATCacaaagaaaaatcaataaCTACATAAATATTGAGGTTTATTTTTAGAGGGCGCGCTACATAAATAAATCTTGAGGTTTGTTTTTAGAGGGCGCgggcactgttccctctaagctgcgcgcgtgcgcaattgcgcactactctcgtcttctctgcgcagcagaaatcctatggcgcgcagtaaaaaaaaaaaaacagattttttttttttttttttttacccctttcttcatgatgggctcggttctaatgtccaaagagctccagtatttgtatttaatcattaaacgctgttttcggctggatttgaccgaatttgagagcattttgagccgtttggcgaatggacatatatagacgtttttttgcctccatcgcgatatcatcacgacattttaccaaggaattcacttccctgggctcggttctaatgtccaaagagctccagtatttgtatttaatcattaaatgctgttttaggatggatttgacccgattgctgtcattttacggctcggttctgctacatctgcccgcccaagagtgcttattcccgggctgccattgatggtagactaacattgatttttactataatttggacaacaccggcggcgggccggattaaaaatcctaacgggccgtatatggcccgcgggccgaggttgaaaaacgtgtacacacacgatccgggggcggggcgagcgcgcgaatcccgtttcggcgaaacctccgttcggccgaatgaacgttcggcggaacgtccattcggcgacctgcccgtctgtcaaacgtccgtcggcgaaacgtctttaggcgaatcatccgagtaccaatgatgtcgctcacactggtactcagtgcgctcagggaggttgactttctgctcagaccaacgaaaaattagagggaacattgggcgCGGGTTCCATCCCTCAAACTACTTTTGTGATGGGGTCCCTGCTCTAATAAGGTAACCCAAATTAAGGGGGAGGCTATGTTTCCTATAAAttaaaaagaggaagaaaaaaagaccaacaAAAGTCAAAATGTGTATTGTTTTGGCATGACATGATGGAGCAAGGTTATAATTGATAACAATAAAGAACATTAAGCACAGAcccaaatcaaataatcagaGCGTTAGTTAAATAAAACAACTTGTGAATAAAATGTGGTCACTTGAGGCAATTCAGCCATTTAGATATCTATGGCCCAAGGTTGTGATTGTGAACGCTGTGGTTCTTTCTCTCCATTCTGAAAATCaaacaatgaaacaaacaaaaatatttacaaaaacaatcTTTCATCAAGgcctcacacatcccaaaacaaaTCAATATATCAGGAAAAGAATATAGATTAACTTCTCCCAAATGGccaagtaaaaaaatgcaataaatagtcatttttaatcaagtaGGTAAACACTTTTTGATCACATCGTATAAAAATACATCTTCACACCTGAGTGAAGGGGGATGCACATGCAAGGCAAATCCGCTCTGCAGTCGCTGGGCTGTCCAGAGAAAATGGACCTGTTAGGCCGACATCTTTGCGTGCTGCTGCGACCGCATCTTTGATGGCAAAGAAAACTGAACTGCCCAAGAAGAGGATGGGTTCGCCGATACCCTAATGAAATAACCAATCAGCAGTGAAAGTGCGCACAGATCACCGGCAGCCAGCAGACACCGATTCCACAAGACCTCTAACCTTGGAGGAGTAGATGGCATGAGGATTGTGGGAGTCGGGGAGGAGAAAGACATTGAAGCTCAGCGGCATGTCACACACCGCAGGGATTTTGTACTGAGATGGACCTCGTGTGTAGAGAAGCCCGGAGGGAGAATACTTTAATTCCTCCAATGTGAACAGACCCAAACCCTGCATGAAGGCACCTTCAATCTGCACCAGCCAGTTTGCAACAAAACACacggtttttattttatattccatAAGGAAGAGCAATAATTTTGGAGGGAATTCAACAAAAAAGCTGGCCCAGATCGCTTTCAGGACTCACCTGGCCGATGTCCACAGAGGGGTTCAAACTTTGGCCAATGTCAGCTACAATGTTTGTCGTCACAGTCTATATGTGccaaaataaacaacataaGAGTCTTCTATGTAGCAAAAGACATACACTTTAGGAATTGAACAGACCCTGTAGTCTCCGGTGAGACAGTCCAGCTCCACCTCGCAACAGCTGACCCCGTACGTGTAGTAAGGGTAAGGCCGACCTTCCATTTTGTCCCAGTCCATGTGACTGTCTGCGCCCCTTTAGATGCAAATAGCAAGACTATATTTATGGGCTAAGCTTACTTGTTTAGATTTGTGCATCAATTCTGGAATTGAAATTGTAATTGAAATTACTCATAGAATCAACGTTCTGTCAAGGTTCTAACTAGTATTTtgatttttcaatgtaaaaacagttcTGTCTCAAACAAAAGAGAAGTTAGTGTAAAAGTTAATTTCAAGAAATAAACTGAAAGAAACTTATTAAGTGTAGTTGATGGATGGCTAGAAAAGCAACATCACATcaacaagaaaataataattcacacattttcttatcatcacaaggatcGCAtggtattataataataatggtaattGAAATGGTTTTAGATGCTAACGCCGAGTGCTGACAGAAGAGGAAAAAGTTCACTCACGCAAAGTAAAAAAGTTTATATTCGGAAATGTACTTGTGTTTAAAGTAAGTAGAGTGTGATAGAACTCCAAGCAGATCTTGATTGTACTGGCTTACCTCACTGACTGGTACAATGTTAGGGGCTCACCTGTGATATCCAGTCGCAGACAAACTGATCTTTTCCATAATCGCTTCACTGACCTGTAAAGAAATTGATGAAGTACTACTAGAACTGTTTTGTGAGTGACATATAGGCACATCACTCATCCCAACGCACCCAACTCTCCCAAGTTCCTTTAGGGTCCTTCTCTCGGATTGGCTCGAGTCGCTGGTATAGAGTCTGGCAGGCATTCTGGATAAAACATGTTCATGTCTATGTTGACGTTTAGAGCTAACACATcgggaaaataattttaataattcATTACAAAGAGCCAGAATTAATAAGATCCCAAATAAGGCTCCCACCATTATATATCATCATTCCAAAGCTTTAAAACAACATTACACAATAAACCATACGTTTGGTTCGAAACAGGCCTGTATGCTGGTGGTTGAAATTAATCATTGAAAATAAGATGTCCAAATGGTTTAGACCTTGACAGCCATTCCATTGGCATCAGTGCCAAAAGAGGCGGCAGAGGGAAATCCATTGGGAATTGTATTGGTGCTGGTTTCACTGATGTAGACTTTTGAAGATGGGATGTGAAGCTCCCGGCTCGCCACCTGTCCTCAAATTTATGGCGAGGTTAGCTTCTGGAATACCTCACATTAAACCATCAACTCCTCACCTGCTGAATTTTGGTATGAACTCCTTGACCCATCTCTGTCCCAGCATGGGTTACTAGAACAGAGCCATCTCCATAGATGTTCACCAGAGCAGCTGCCTAAAAAGCCAGAACAAATTCCTCATGATTTTGAAAGCTACCACATAAACAGAATCGACCTACTTGATTCATGACGCCCTCTGCAAAGGCAATGCCATATTTGATCGGGATGATTGAGAGACCCCTCTTCTTCCAACGGTTTTGCTGGTTAAACATGTCCACAGCAACGCGGCGAGCACTGAAGTCCGATTTGATCTTACAATCTTCCCAGCAACGTAGCAAATTCTCTGGGCTGAACTCTACTTTGTAGTGGGTAAGCGACGGCCCTTTGTACATGTTGTTCTCCCGAACCTAATCAATCATCCATTAGTTGGACTTTTTCAGTTTATCATCACATTATCAAAACTCATGCTTAAAAAAGTTGAAGTGCTCATAAATCAAGGTTTTGACCTGATCGGCAGGACACTGAAGCACCAGTGCCACATCGTTGATCAAGTTCTCTACAACGCAGGCCACTTGAGGTACACCAAAACCCCTGAAAGAGGTGTTGGAAGGCAGATTGGTTTTGCAGGCCGCAGCTCGGCCACGCAGATTGGGAATGTTGTATGCGTTATCCAGGTGTAGCAGAATCTTCTCTACTACCTGAAAGATTAACAAAATATATCAGCTCTGGCTCATGTGATTTTTACAATATAGACACATTTTCAGTATAGATGAGGTTTTTCAGCATTTGGAaatataaaacttgatttagcTTGctctattattatcatcatcataatgACATTTTGGAGGTGCAATATAGAGTAACCCCTCAAATGGATAGATGTTAGAGctgacagtttaaaaaaaatacgtcAACccataaatgaaaaacatggtgtcaaactcaacaaaataaatttgttgTACCCAaagtataaacatttttttcagcactGCGTCATCTGGAAATGGAGATTTATCAAAATCAGAAACAAGGCAAACACCAGTACACTTGACTTtatcatatttttgttgttgtttataatTATTACtacaactgtatttttattatttcactaCAATTCAAATGATTTGCTATTGAACAATAGACTCCTGCATGTACGCACAGCACATCAAATtaaagtaaagaaaaatagtCCATCCCTTGTCTTGAGGCagatcacagaaaaaaaagagaaacacaaaaagcctaataCACCAATTaacaaagatgaataaaaataagagtccAAGTAATGATTAAATGATATATTTACATTCCTATCTTATATAATGAttctttttgtttaaatgttgTTTCATTTGTAGTAGacacttttaaaaacaccaCTGAGAAAACAACAAAGCATGTAAAAACACCTTTCTGTTTCAAATGTCAGAGATGatcaaatatatttgaaattgaATAGGttgaattttattgttttagaaattttattttcttgacttttgaAAGTGAAAGTGATTCAAGGGTGACTCTAAGGGACTTGAAGTCTTAAACCAGTTTATGTTCCTCAATCCTAATTAATTTAATATTGTAATGACCTATATTGGTATGTTTGGAAAACATGCAGGGATTCTTTGTTGAATTTAGAAAGGGACATGATTTTGTGAACAAACCTTAGATTAATATGCAAGTACTTCATTTGTTCACTTTGGGTTCAAATTTGGGCAGTATCAAGAACAGAAGAATAGCTACGTACAAAGATGGATTCATCGACCGCATTGCCAGCATTGGTCCAAAGTTGGATATCCGCTGCGACGatccttccatttttttggaagccaacctaaaaaaaacacacacattctgACAAACTGCTACCAAACTTCAATAATCAGCATATTTTTAACAATTAATTTGCTAAAACCTTGTATTTTCCCAGCAGTGGGTGTCGTCCACCAGTGATCAGCATATCTTCACCTCGCTCCAAAACACAGCGTACTGCACGACTAgtccttaaaagaaaaaataatcctCGTATTTTGACCTGAGGGTCATcacttttgtttaattttatgaTCTATGAAAACCCACTTCCACGCAGCAATAGAGGCAATACAAGCCAGTATGTTGGTTTTAACAACTTTCCCTCCAAATGCTCCACCCAGTCTCTTGACATGACAGCTTACTCGGTTCGCCGGGATGGCCAACGTCTCGGCAACTGCCATCTAGAGCCAGACAATTTGAGGGCCCGCTTGACGTCATGAGTGAGGAAAGGCAAACAAAACAGGACCAAAGTACCTGAACTGCTGTAGGCCATTGAGACGACACATAAATTTTAAACTCTGTCTGCTCGCCCACCGGGACGACTAGCATGCTTTGAGTCTCCATGTAGAAATGCTCTTGGCCTCCGATACGGATCGTCCCTGAACAAAACATCAAAAGCTTCACCATTTGGAGTCATTTTTATAACATCGGCTATAAACACAATTTACCTTCATGAACCAGATCCACACTTTTGAAGGCGTCGTCCACATTTCCTCTTTCAATCTTCCGCCTTGGCTCAAAGTAGGATGAACTCTTGATGGCGTCCTGTTCCAGAAAAGAACAGACTACTTTTAAGAAATGCCCCTTTTCATAGAAATATTCCTGACATATATTACTTCAAAATCACCTTAATAGTAAAAATGGGCTCTGGCAAGTCTTCATAACTGATGTTCACCGCTGATGCACCTCTTTTTGCATGGGCTCTTGTGTCCGCCAATACAGCACACACTATCTGACCAATGCATGACACCTGTATACACACAAAAGCAGCTAAAACATGCAATTGAATagccatcatttcagaagttgaGAGGGGGGaacatttttaaagaagaaaccAACTTTGTTAACCAATTTACCATATTTCCACTGCTCTTTTCCATAGTCACCTAAACAGTGGCAAACTCTAAGTTAAAACATAATAATAGTAGAAAATAAATGCTCAGGTGATTAGTGTGAATCCCCGATAAGCCTGTTtggaaaaataaagtaaaacatcgTTCTTGCCATCAAACCTAATACACACAAACTACTACACACAAAAGCAAAATGTTTTGAGCCATTCATATAATTGTTTCAAAGAGTAAAAATCATCTTGGTTCAGCCTCTTAAAAGTTAATATGTTCTAACTTATTTAGTCCTGCATGGATGCAAATCATATTTGTAAATATCCTTAGCAAAATGGCATTCAACAACATCAGATGACTTAGGAAAACAGATCAATTTCCCTGCCCATGTTCTGACATTTTGAATCAAAGAGCAACACATTCGTTCCACAAAATACACAGAAACCTATTCAAAAATCTCACATTCAACTGCGCCTTCATTCATGACCACCAAACTCTAAAACCATTTTCACAACAAAGTTGAATCAATATTAATTATTTACCTGTGTCTCAGCGAGTATTTGTTCATCATAACCCAAGATGACACGGGTTTTCTTCCCAGGAATATCTTTAGCTGTGATGATATCGACGACACCAGGAAGTAGCAGGGCATTGCTCGTGTCCACATTTCTGTTAAAATTAGAAATATGATTGAAGCCGGTGGGAAGTGAGAcaatattttgattgttttcctTACATGATCTTAGCATGTGCATGGGAACTGGTGACGAGAGCCAGAAAAAGCTCGCCATCAATCTTAGGAATGTCATCGCAGTAAACCGCCTCACCCGTGGCCTGGCTTATGGCGGAACTATGCATGATGGGGCGGCCCACAAGGTCTTCATCACTCTGACCCACAGACACATCCTGAAAGACAGTCATGGTTTTTCATGATTGCCAGCCATGAAATATGTTGTCATGCTCTCATAGacagacagaacaacaaacagatATTTCTCCTAATGTAGACAAAGGTTAGGAACCAAGGAGAacaaattgttgtttttcccctATGAGTACAGGGAAATTCTGACTCTGATGCATATTACTGCAGAGAAATTGCAATCCTGAAGAATTATAACATAAGGCATCGTTATTCAATTAGACATGCTGCGgaatatataaaatatcatATCGATGAGAATGAGTCAGTATTCTTGTTctctacattcattcattcattcattcattttctgaaccacgtatcctcacaaggaatATTTTTATATGGTACGTAATatgtaaaatacaattttaaccctaaccccaaagGACaaccttttattcattcattttcggaaccccttatcctcacaaaggttgcagggggtgctggggcctatcccagctaactacgggcaccaggcggggtatACCCTGagtaggtggccagccaatcgcagggcacaaggagacagacaaccattcgcactcatactttacttaggggcaatttcgagtgttcaaccagcctaccctgcatgtttttgtgatgtgggaggaaaccggagtacccggagaaaacccacgcaaacccgggTAGAAGATGAAAACTCCACAAATTGAGGACTGCCCAgaaatcaaaccctcgaccc includes the following:
- the aox6 gene encoding aldehyde oxidase 6, with the translated sequence MSTGAESDTLLFFVNGKKVTEKHADPETTLLSFLRQNLRLTGTKYGCGGGGCGACTVMVSRYRPGDKTIYHYSANACLLPLCQLHGAAITTVEGIGSTKNRIHPVQERIAKAHGSQCGFCTPGMVMSICTLLRNNPQPALDDITQALAGNLCRCTGYRPIIDGCRTFCQEVNCCQVNKGTNCGIEKEQINESPLLFDKSEFMPLDQTQDLIFPPQLILMMETCKPQTLTFYGERVTWVSPVLLEELVQLKASNPEAPLIMGNTNIGINMKFKGDVHPLMISAIRVKELYEVTETKHGVWLGVGLTLSEIWVLLKKMCHQYPDEKTELFKALINLLRKVGSQQLRNVATLGGNIMSALPNSDLNPVLAAGNCSVSTISCDGRREVPLNQEFFLSFGKTVLKPEEIVVSVLIPFSRQGELVRAFRQAPRKESALATVTTGMRVLFSEGFSLVEDLSIYYGGVGPITVRATKTCASIVARPWNDETLGRAYDILMKEFDLPPSIPGGKAEFRRALTVSFLFKFNLEVLQILRAKKLTEDIDVVKIKPLPKEIQQSQQEFQDVSVGQSDEDLVGRPIMHSSAISQATGEAVYCDDIPKIDGELFLALVTSSHAHAKIINVDTSNALLLPGVVDIITAKDIPGKKTRVILGYDEQILAETQVSCIGQIVCAVLADTRAHAKRGASAVNISYEDLPEPIFTIKDAIKSSSYFEPRRKIERGNVDDAFKSVDLVHEGTIRIGGQEHFYMETQSMLVVPVGEQTEFKIYVSSQWPTAVQMAVAETLAIPANRVSCHVKRLGGAFGGKVVKTNILACIASIAAWKTSRAVRCVLERGEDMLITGGRHPLLGKYKVGFQKNGRIVAADIQLWTNAGNAVDESIFVVEKILLHLDNAYNIPNLRGRAAACKTNLPSNTSFRGFGVPQVACVVENLINDVALVLQCPADQVRENNMYKGPSLTHYKVEFSPENLLRCWEDCKIKSDFSARRVAVDMFNQQNRWKKRGLSIIPIKYGIAFAEGVMNQAAALVNIYGDGSVLVTHAGTEMGQGVHTKIQQVASRELHIPSSKVYISETSTNTIPNGFPSAASFGTDANGMAVKNACQTLYQRLEPIREKDPKGTWESWVSEAIMEKISLSATGYHRGADSHMDWDKMEGRPYPYYTYGVSCCEVELDCLTGDYRTVTTNIVADIGQSLNPSVDIGQIEGAFMQGLGLFTLEELKYSPSGLLYTRGPSQYKIPAVCDMPLSFNVFLLPDSHNPHAIYSSKGIGEPILFLGSSVFFAIKDAVAAARKDVGLTGPFSLDSPATAERICLACASPFTQNGEKEPQRSQSQPWAIDI